The following are encoded together in the Sphingorhabdus pulchriflava genome:
- a CDS encoding DUF4112 domain-containing protein, whose amino-acid sequence MPISQNQFEELAKSLPGVGTDPHSVRQRVEALEKLLERSFVIPGTKIPFGLDSVIGLVPVIGDLITAAMGAYMVWEARNLGMSKWQLMRMSANIGIDTALGAIPLVGDAFDFIWRSNSKNLRIIHKHLDKHHPGTRIIEG is encoded by the coding sequence ATGCCCATTTCGCAGAACCAGTTTGAAGAGCTTGCCAAGTCCCTTCCCGGCGTGGGAACCGATCCGCATTCGGTGCGTCAGCGCGTGGAAGCGCTGGAAAAACTGCTCGAGCGCAGTTTTGTCATACCTGGCACCAAAATCCCCTTCGGTCTGGATTCTGTCATCGGACTGGTCCCGGTCATTGGCGACCTGATTACCGCTGCTATGGGGGCTTATATGGTGTGGGAAGCGCGCAATCTGGGCATGTCAAAATGGCAATTGATGCGCATGTCCGCCAATATTGGAATTGATACCGCCTTAGGCGCTATTCCGCTTGTGGGTGACGCTTTTGATTTCATCTGGCGATCGAACAGCAAGAATCTGCGCATCATCCACAAGCATCTCGACAAACATCATCCGGGCACGCGGATTATCGAGGGCTAG
- a CDS encoding ABC transporter substrate-binding protein produces the protein MNRNTAFVPVFAAILVLAGCSDGIDNSRLRVDVVEDSPREISVGRMPLSPTSAYLRNATAQGLVAFDNEGKVVPALAARWIVTDDDLGYIFRLQKTRWNNGREVRSDEVATALRMRINELRVSRFGDELSKIDRILPMTGKVVEIRLSAPIPNLLELLAQPEFGLTHKANGSGPMTAERISGNLQLRNRLEESNGAIALDENRITLTAHSPSRSLARFALGQNDLVLNGKFEHLPLLTATNGNEAQTRFDAVPGLFGLLVVADGPFLSNSSNRDALAMAIDRPRMLTSFGITDWRETLTLAPETLANREKLPRPDWASLNAQDRKARAQSTINAWEGSGGPVRPLRIAMPRGTGSRILFARLRTDLASIGLEAERVTYAQPADLILIDRVADISSPGWYLDQLSCRVTPICSEKADQLLDEARNAGSREERIRLWGEAERELIATRNFIPIANPVRWSLVRDGLLGFAQNPRGWHPLQYLGRDPT, from the coding sequence GTGAACCGAAACACCGCCTTTGTGCCCGTTTTCGCTGCAATTTTGGTCTTGGCGGGCTGTTCGGACGGTATCGACAACAGCCGATTGCGTGTTGATGTCGTCGAAGACAGCCCACGCGAAATTTCCGTCGGGCGAATGCCGCTGTCACCTACCTCGGCCTATTTGCGCAATGCCACTGCACAGGGACTTGTAGCGTTCGACAATGAAGGCAAGGTCGTACCGGCGCTCGCAGCCCGCTGGATCGTGACGGACGATGATCTGGGGTATATTTTCAGGTTGCAGAAAACCCGCTGGAACAATGGCCGCGAGGTTCGATCGGACGAGGTTGCCACCGCGCTACGAATGCGCATCAACGAACTGCGCGTGAGCCGCTTCGGCGATGAGCTTTCCAAAATTGACCGCATCCTGCCCATGACGGGCAAGGTTGTTGAAATCCGGCTCAGCGCCCCGATCCCCAATCTGCTTGAGCTGCTTGCCCAGCCTGAATTCGGGCTGACCCACAAGGCAAATGGTTCCGGCCCGATGACGGCCGAACGCATTTCCGGCAATTTGCAGCTGCGCAACCGGTTGGAAGAGAGCAATGGTGCGATTGCGCTCGACGAAAACCGCATCACATTGACAGCACATTCACCGTCGCGTTCGCTCGCACGATTTGCGCTTGGCCAGAACGACCTCGTTTTGAATGGGAAATTTGAACATCTACCACTGCTGACTGCCACCAACGGCAATGAGGCCCAAACCCGGTTTGACGCAGTGCCTGGATTGTTCGGTTTACTTGTCGTCGCTGACGGCCCGTTTCTGTCAAACTCATCAAACCGCGACGCCCTTGCCATGGCAATCGACCGACCGCGCATGCTGACGTCGTTCGGAATCACCGACTGGCGCGAAACACTTACCCTGGCCCCCGAAACGCTCGCGAATAGGGAAAAGCTACCCCGACCCGATTGGGCAAGTCTGAATGCGCAGGACCGCAAAGCAAGGGCACAGTCGACGATTAACGCGTGGGAGGGATCCGGCGGTCCTGTGCGCCCCTTACGCATAGCCATGCCGCGCGGGACAGGGAGTCGCATCCTTTTTGCCCGGCTGCGCACTGACCTCGCCAGTATTGGATTAGAAGCAGAGCGGGTTACTTATGCGCAACCAGCTGACCTGATCCTGATCGACCGGGTGGCGGATATTTCCAGTCCTGGCTGGTATCTGGACCAGCTTTCCTGCCGCGTTACACCCATATGTTCCGAAAAGGCAGACCAGCTTCTCGATGAAGCGCGCAATGCCGGTTCCAGAGAGGAACGAATCCGGCTTTGGGGGGAGGCCGAGCGCGAACTGATCGCTACCCGCAACTTTATTCCCATCGCCAATCCTGTGCGCTGGTCGCTGGTACGCGATGGCCTTTTGGGCTTTGCGCAGAACCCGCGCGGATGGCATCCCTTGCAATATCTGGGACGGGACCCGACATAA
- a CDS encoding ribonuclease T2 family protein yields MWSRFALALPALALLATSTSHEPVLAQAWQCRPPASLPRPVPEIAKPGEIRRTAVDGYILALSWSREHCRGRENNPDDALQCGRTMGEFGFVLHGLWPEAKGPNYPQWCRKAELLSRKMVAQNICMTPSVQLLQHEWAKHGTCMARKPETYFGAARLLFDAMEFPDMERLSLQGEKEGNLTVARLTEEFALNNDGLSEQAIKVKTNRRGWLEEVHICLDKKFKPRACPNFVRGAADNAQIKIWRGT; encoded by the coding sequence ATGTGGTCTAGGTTCGCGCTGGCGCTGCCGGCGCTCGCATTGCTTGCTACGTCTACGTCGCATGAACCGGTGCTCGCGCAGGCTTGGCAGTGCCGCCCACCTGCAAGCCTTCCCCGCCCGGTACCGGAAATTGCCAAGCCGGGCGAGATACGGCGCACAGCTGTCGACGGCTATATCCTTGCGCTCAGTTGGAGCCGTGAACATTGCCGTGGGCGGGAGAATAACCCTGACGATGCGCTGCAATGTGGCAGGACGATGGGCGAATTCGGCTTCGTGCTCCATGGGCTTTGGCCGGAGGCTAAGGGACCCAACTACCCTCAATGGTGTCGCAAGGCGGAGTTATTGTCGCGCAAAATGGTGGCGCAGAACATCTGCATGACACCTTCGGTCCAGTTGCTCCAGCACGAGTGGGCCAAACATGGCACCTGCATGGCGCGAAAGCCGGAAACCTATTTTGGTGCCGCGCGGTTGTTGTTCGATGCGATGGAATTTCCCGATATGGAGCGTCTGTCCCTGCAGGGTGAAAAGGAGGGCAATTTGACGGTTGCCCGCCTTACCGAGGAATTTGCACTCAACAATGACGGGCTTTCGGAACAGGCGATCAAGGTCAAAACCAACCGGAGAGGCTGGCTCGAAGAGGTACACATTTGCCTCGATAAAAAATTCAAGCCACGCGCTTGTCCCAACTTCGTTCGCGGTGCTGCGGACAATGCGCAGATCAAGATCTGGCGGGGAACCTAG
- the nadC gene encoding carboxylating nicotinate-nucleotide diphosphorylase, with amino-acid sequence MHIAFNLPGFDLEAFVRATLAEDLGPTGRDVTSESVIPADMHFAGVMDSRDAIVVAGLPVAAAFFKHLDPDIEIEMLAHEGHGVEAGADLMRIRGKARAMLTAERSALNTVQHLSGIATMTRRYVMAIRGTGCTLLDTRKTIPGLRVLEKYATRMGGATNHRMGLWDAAMIKDNHVAVAGGVVEAVRRAKDSGVERIILEVDRIEQIEPGLAAGATHLLLDNMDVEELKAAVKLVDGRVPTEASGGVTLETIRAKAETGVTFISVGRLTQSAPAADIGLDFDVV; translated from the coding sequence ATGCACATAGCTTTCAATCTGCCCGGCTTTGATTTGGAGGCCTTCGTTCGCGCGACGCTCGCTGAAGATCTTGGGCCCACCGGACGCGATGTGACTTCTGAAAGCGTGATTCCGGCGGACATGCACTTTGCTGGAGTTATGGACAGCCGCGATGCCATCGTTGTCGCTGGGCTTCCGGTTGCCGCTGCCTTTTTCAAACATCTCGACCCTGATATCGAAATCGAAATGCTGGCGCATGAGGGCCATGGTGTGGAGGCAGGTGCGGACCTGATGCGGATTCGCGGCAAGGCTCGTGCCATGCTGACGGCAGAGCGCTCGGCCCTCAACACGGTGCAGCATCTCTCCGGCATCGCCACGATGACACGGCGCTATGTGATGGCAATTCGCGGGACCGGCTGCACATTACTCGATACGCGCAAGACGATACCCGGCCTTCGTGTGCTTGAAAAATATGCTACACGGATGGGCGGGGCGACCAATCATCGCATGGGGCTTTGGGATGCCGCGATGATAAAAGATAATCATGTTGCGGTGGCAGGCGGTGTTGTGGAGGCTGTCCGCCGTGCCAAGGATTCAGGTGTCGAACGCATCATCCTGGAGGTTGACCGGATTGAACAGATTGAGCCAGGGTTGGCAGCCGGAGCGACGCATCTGTTGCTCGACAATATGGACGTTGAGGAATTGAAAGCGGCGGTAAAATTGGTCGATGGTCGCGTGCCGACCGAAGCGAGCGGGGGGGTGACGCTCGAAACCATTCGCGCCAAGGCCGAGACTGGCGTGACCTTCATTTCGGTTGGCCGCCTGACCCAGAGTGCACCGGCTGCTGATATCGGGCTGGATTTCGATGTGGTCTAG